A single uncultured Acetobacterium sp. DNA region contains:
- the sigH gene encoding RNA polymerase sporulation sigma factor SigH, whose translation MKINNEKISEAEIVNRAQQGDKEAEEFLLEKYRKNVLIRARSYYLVGGDNEDLIQEGMIGLLKAIWDFRPDREAQFATFANLCIERQIQTAISSANRQKHMPLNNSVSIYAAVSEEEPQNIIIDRLAAKQSVEPGVELIKEEELEQLMIDVKRELSSFEKKVLSYYIQGASYYEISRVLDCSNKSVDNALQRIRKKIGKRL comes from the coding sequence GTGAAGATTAACAATGAAAAAATATCAGAAGCAGAAATAGTCAACCGCGCTCAGCAGGGAGATAAGGAAGCCGAAGAATTCCTGTTGGAAAAATATCGTAAAAATGTGCTGATTCGGGCCCGATCCTATTACCTTGTCGGTGGCGACAATGAAGATCTGATCCAAGAGGGAATGATTGGTTTGCTCAAAGCCATTTGGGACTTTCGCCCAGATCGGGAGGCGCAGTTTGCGACCTTTGCCAACCTTTGTATTGAACGGCAAATCCAAACGGCTATTAGTTCTGCCAATCGACAGAAACATATGCCCTTAAATAATTCGGTTTCGATTTATGCGGCAGTGTCTGAAGAAGAACCTCAGAATATCATTATTGATCGTTTAGCAGCTAAACAAAGTGTCGAACCGGGCGTAGAGTTAATTAAAGAAGAAGAATTGGAACAACTGATGATTGATGTTAAACGGGAACTGTCCAGTTTTGAAAAAAAAGTCCTTTCATACTACATTCAAGGGGCATCCTATTATGAGATTTCAAGAGTTCTTGACTGTAGTAATAAATCAGTTGATAATGCTTTACAACGAATCCGTAAAAAAATCGGCAAAAGATTATAA
- a CDS encoding NYN domain-containing protein: MKTILIVDGYNVIHGSDELKRLSEIQLEEARVKLINDLNGYSGFKGWETILVFDAYQQQSLEKREELVGRIKVIFTEKNKTADTYIEKLVYSLPNSYTVRVVTSDFTLQQMVLANGAERVPVRELIQDMETTLKNFRDDKKKSVQKQGVKLSDFLDADTLDQFNKMRIKE; this comes from the coding sequence ATGAAAACCATATTAATTGTGGATGGGTATAATGTCATTCATGGTTCAGATGAGTTAAAACGGCTTTCCGAAATCCAGCTGGAAGAGGCGCGAGTAAAACTGATTAATGATTTAAATGGCTATAGCGGATTCAAAGGGTGGGAAACCATCCTTGTTTTCGATGCCTACCAGCAGCAATCACTGGAAAAACGTGAAGAGCTGGTTGGTCGGATTAAAGTGATTTTTACGGAAAAAAATAAAACTGCGGATACCTATATTGAAAAATTGGTTTATAGTCTGCCCAACTCCTACACGGTCCGGGTCGTGACATCGGATTTTACTTTACAGCAAATGGTACTGGCCAACGGGGCCGAGCGGGTTCCAGTGCGGGAGTTGATCCAGGATATGGAAACCACCCTGAAAAATTTCCGAGATGACAAGAAAAAAAGTGTGCAAAAACAGGGGGTTAAGCTCAGTGATTTTTTGGATGCCGATACCCTGGATCAATTTAACAAAATGCGCATTAAAGAATAA
- the rlmB gene encoding 23S rRNA (guanosine(2251)-2'-O)-methyltransferase RlmB produces MKKISNSRSNSSKTSDKPRSKKNDQASKSSESKYSTKGDKRSNSADERGPKTGKSSHKFEERGAKDDKKPRKFDSRGPKEERGPRRFDDRRPARKFDGHNREDDGVTEETFVIVGKNPVMEALRSGQEIDKLLILKDNTDHVLKKITDMAKKQNIIIHSVEKARLEYLADGQVHQGIVALMAPFPYSNLQDILNHAKAKGRDPFIVILDHLTDPHNLGAIIRSANVCGADGVIIPNRRSASLTAVSVKASSGAVSHTPIVKVTNLSQTIDDLKKKGFWIMSTDMKGNPYYKADYKGSLAIVIGNEGTGISEKIKKQCDFAVSIPIHGEIESFNASAAAAIIFAEAAKQRFQ; encoded by the coding sequence ATGAAAAAAATATCAAATAGTCGATCGAACAGCAGCAAGACCAGTGACAAGCCGAGGTCGAAAAAGAACGATCAGGCATCCAAGAGCAGCGAATCAAAGTATTCTACCAAAGGTGATAAGCGGTCAAATAGCGCGGATGAACGTGGGCCGAAGACTGGCAAAAGCAGTCATAAATTCGAAGAACGTGGTGCCAAAGATGATAAAAAACCACGGAAATTTGATAGCCGCGGTCCCAAAGAAGAGCGGGGACCACGTCGCTTTGATGACCGGCGACCAGCACGTAAGTTTGATGGACATAACCGGGAAGATGATGGCGTCACCGAAGAAACTTTCGTAATCGTCGGAAAAAATCCGGTTATGGAAGCGTTGCGTTCCGGTCAGGAAATTGATAAGTTGTTGATTTTAAAAGACAACACCGATCACGTCCTTAAAAAGATTACGGATATGGCTAAAAAACAGAATATCATTATCCACTCGGTCGAAAAAGCAAGATTGGAGTATTTGGCTGACGGTCAGGTTCATCAGGGTATTGTGGCGCTGATGGCGCCATTCCCTTACAGTAATCTTCAAGATATCCTCAATCATGCCAAAGCCAAGGGACGAGACCCCTTTATTGTCATTTTGGATCATCTGACCGATCCTCATAACCTGGGAGCGATTATTCGAAGTGCCAATGTTTGCGGCGCGGATGGTGTGATCATTCCCAACCGCCGTTCAGCTTCGTTAACCGCCGTTTCCGTTAAGGCTTCATCCGGCGCGGTATCCCACACGCCGATCGTTAAGGTGACTAATTTAAGCCAGACGATTGATGATCTTAAGAAAAAAGGCTTTTGGATCATGTCCACCGATATGAAGGGTAATCCTTATTATAAAGCCGATTATAAAGGTTCACTGGCAATTGTCATCGGGAATGAGGGGACTGGAATTAGCGAAAAGATAAAGAAGCAATGTGATTTTGCGGTATCGATTCCGATCCACGGCGAAATCGAATCCTTTAATGCTTCAGCGGCGGCGGCGATAATTTTTGCAGAGGCAGCCAAACAGCGATTTCAATGA
- a CDS encoding class I SAM-dependent RNA methyltransferase yields MPKIVNLIATVAFGIESVVKDEIKKLGYEVTEVENGKIRYSGPLEAIPRSNLWLRCADRVLLEIGRFKAETFDELFEKTKALPWENWIPVDGEFPAAKITSVKSTLFSKSDGQRIVKKAVVERLKSKYHVEWFDENGGKYPIHIQILKDEVTLSIDTSGSGLNKRGYRQYGNEAPLKETISAALVYLSRWRPDRVFLDPLCGSGTIVIEAALIGKNIAPGLKRDFVSETWDAIPADLWEQARQEAKDAINDKEFLLLGSDCDADALKQARTNAELAGVADLVAFQKLAVQSISTKKKYGVIITNPPYGERIGEEKEIQRLYRDMGKVFRSLEDWSYFIITGYEKFEKFFGEASTKNRKLYNGDIKTHYYQYYGPLPPRKRKPMDEIQGASAETETNE; encoded by the coding sequence ATGCCGAAAATAGTAAATTTAATTGCCACGGTCGCTTTTGGAATCGAAAGTGTGGTAAAAGACGAAATAAAAAAACTGGGATACGAAGTAACAGAGGTTGAGAACGGAAAAATCCGTTACTCGGGTCCATTGGAAGCCATTCCCCGATCAAATCTGTGGCTGCGCTGTGCTGACCGGGTACTTTTGGAGATTGGCCGTTTTAAAGCTGAAACCTTCGATGAACTGTTCGAAAAGACAAAAGCATTACCTTGGGAAAACTGGATCCCTGTTGATGGCGAGTTCCCGGCGGCAAAAATCACCAGTGTCAAATCAACCCTATTCAGTAAATCAGACGGACAACGCATTGTCAAAAAAGCTGTGGTGGAACGATTAAAGTCAAAATACCATGTCGAATGGTTTGATGAGAATGGTGGCAAATATCCCATTCATATTCAAATTCTCAAGGATGAGGTGACCTTGTCCATCGACACCAGTGGCTCTGGTCTTAACAAGCGGGGCTATCGTCAATACGGAAATGAGGCGCCCTTGAAGGAAACCATCTCAGCCGCCCTGGTTTATTTATCCCGTTGGCGGCCGGATCGCGTTTTTCTGGATCCCCTTTGCGGCTCGGGAACGATTGTCATTGAAGCGGCTCTGATTGGTAAAAATATTGCCCCGGGGCTGAAACGGGATTTTGTTTCTGAAACCTGGGATGCCATTCCTGCTGATCTATGGGAACAGGCACGACAGGAAGCCAAGGACGCCATCAATGACAAGGAATTTCTACTGTTGGGGTCCGACTGTGATGCCGATGCCCTGAAACAAGCCCGAACCAATGCCGAATTGGCTGGCGTGGCTGATCTGGTTGCTTTTCAGAAATTAGCGGTCCAGTCGATTTCCACCAAGAAAAAATATGGGGTAATTATCACCAACCCACCCTATGGTGAACGAATTGGCGAAGAAAAAGAAATTCAGCGTTTGTATCGGGATATGGGCAAGGTTTTTCGAAGTTTGGAGGACTGGTCTTATTTTATTATTACCGGTTACGAGAAGTTTGAGAAATTCTTTGGCGAAGCATCAACCAAAAACAGAAAACTGTATAATGGGGACATCAAGACCCATTATTATCAATATTATGGGCCATTGCCGCCGCGAAAACGAAAACCAATGGATGAAATCCAAGGCGCAAGCGCAGAAACCGAAACAAACGAATAA
- the hisS gene encoding histidine--tRNA ligase, with amino-acid sequence MISSKPVRGTRDILPDEMKIRDRLEQQILAVYRAHGFSRIETPVMENLELLLGSDGGENLKMLFTILKRGEKLKLNQDASVLDLCDMGLRFDLTLPLSRFYSNNQEALETPFKAIQIGNVFRAERPQKGRFRAFKQCDIDIIGDPSVHAEIELMDTTAKALLAMGFKGFTIKVNHRQLLSEVIIKAGFTADQVGTVCISLDKMDKIEATGVTKELLEKGHEPEKVEKLMACVAGVNLGNLDQWVADVGAMGELTEVINTIKTLAKDNFEVVFDFSLIRGMGYYTGLIFEVSYGPYGYSIAGGGRYDNMIGKYSKVSVPAVGFSIGFERIITILMEEQQNSQQIDPAIILFYDPQTNSMVEVIGEADCWRSKGYQVNLVAMKKKFGKQIAAWDNGQYEGFLVFGRDEEIKNF; translated from the coding sequence ATGATCAGTTCAAAACCTGTTAGAGGAACACGGGACATATTGCCGGATGAAATGAAAATTCGGGATCGGTTGGAGCAGCAGATTCTGGCGGTTTATCGGGCCCACGGATTCAGTCGCATTGAAACACCGGTAATGGAAAATTTAGAACTCTTGCTGGGCAGTGACGGCGGCGAGAATTTAAAAATGCTCTTCACCATTTTAAAACGCGGTGAAAAACTGAAATTAAATCAGGATGCCAGTGTCCTGGATCTGTGCGACATGGGACTGCGGTTCGATTTAACCCTGCCACTGAGCCGTTTCTATTCAAATAATCAGGAAGCTTTAGAAACCCCTTTTAAAGCCATCCAGATTGGTAATGTTTTTCGGGCAGAACGGCCTCAAAAAGGTCGGTTTCGGGCCTTTAAACAATGCGATATCGACATCATCGGGGATCCCTCTGTTCATGCCGAAATCGAGTTGATGGATACCACCGCAAAAGCGCTTTTGGCGATGGGCTTTAAAGGGTTCACCATCAAGGTGAATCATCGCCAGTTATTAAGCGAGGTCATTATAAAAGCTGGATTTACCGCTGATCAAGTCGGAACTGTTTGTATTTCATTAGATAAAATGGACAAAATCGAAGCTACTGGCGTCACCAAGGAATTGCTGGAAAAAGGTCATGAACCGGAAAAAGTGGAAAAGCTGATGGCCTGTGTTGCCGGTGTCAATCTGGGTAATCTGGATCAGTGGGTGGCCGATGTTGGCGCTATGGGAGAATTAACCGAGGTGATCAATACCATCAAAACCCTGGCGAAAGATAATTTTGAAGTCGTTTTTGATTTTTCACTGATTCGCGGCATGGGTTACTATACCGGCCTTATTTTTGAAGTCAGCTATGGCCCCTATGGGTATTCCATTGCTGGTGGTGGCCGTTATGACAACATGATCGGGAAGTATAGCAAGGTTTCGGTGCCAGCCGTTGGTTTTTCGATTGGCTTCGAGCGGATTATTACCATTCTGATGGAAGAACAACAGAACTCCCAACAAATCGATCCGGCAATTATCTTGTTCTATGATCCACAAACCAATAGCATGGTGGAAGTGATTGGCGAAGCTGATTGCTGGCGAAGCAAAGGCTATCAGGTGAATCTGGTGGCGATGAAGAAAAAATTCGGAAAACAGATTGCCGCTTGGGATAATGGACAATATGAAGGCTTTCTGGTCTTTGGTCGGGATGAAGAAATAAAGAATTTTTAA
- the tyrS gene encoding tyrosine--tRNA ligase encodes MESVFDVLQERGFIEQCTHEEEIKKLLAEESVSFYIGFDPTADSLHIGHFIQIMVMAHMQKHGHRPIALIGGGTTMIGDPSGRTDMRQVMTPERIAENGEKFKKVFEKFLTFEDDKAVMINNAQWLLPLNYIDFLREIGAYFSVNRMLAADCYKSRLEKGLTFLEFNYMLLQAYDFYVLHKEQGCKMQFGGNDQWSNIIAGVELVRRKDAEQVYGMTFSLLTTSEGIKMGKTAKGALWLDPEKTTPYDFYQYWRNVADADVQKCLALLTFIPMDEVRRLGALKDSEINQAKEVLAFTVTEIIHGTAAAQEAQNAARKLFAGDQGDADIPSVELSAAELGEGLDILALLEIAKLIPTRSEGRRLVQQGGILVDGEKVEDFKLVITPADFKEGKLVLKKGKKAFKQINLV; translated from the coding sequence ATGGAGAGTGTATTTGACGTATTACAGGAACGAGGGTTTATTGAACAATGTACCCACGAAGAGGAAATTAAAAAATTATTGGCGGAAGAATCCGTTTCTTTCTATATTGGCTTTGATCCAACGGCGGATAGTCTGCACATTGGACATTTTATTCAAATCATGGTCATGGCTCATATGCAGAAACATGGCCATCGACCCATTGCCCTTATCGGCGGCGGTACCACCATGATCGGCGACCCATCTGGCCGAACCGACATGCGTCAGGTTATGACCCCGGAACGGATTGCTGAAAATGGCGAGAAATTCAAAAAGGTCTTTGAAAAATTCCTGACTTTTGAAGATGACAAAGCCGTGATGATCAACAACGCCCAGTGGCTGTTGCCACTTAATTATATTGATTTTTTGCGGGAAATCGGGGCTTATTTTTCCGTCAATCGGATGCTGGCTGCGGATTGCTATAAATCGCGACTGGAAAAAGGGCTGACCTTTTTAGAGTTCAATTATATGTTGCTGCAGGCTTATGATTTTTATGTATTACATAAAGAACAGGGCTGTAAAATGCAGTTTGGCGGAAATGATCAGTGGTCCAACATCATTGCCGGGGTTGAACTGGTCCGGCGAAAAGATGCCGAACAGGTTTATGGTATGACTTTTTCACTGCTAACCACCAGCGAAGGTATTAAAATGGGTAAAACGGCAAAGGGCGCGCTGTGGCTGGATCCGGAAAAAACAACCCCTTATGACTTCTATCAGTACTGGCGAAATGTTGCCGATGCTGATGTACAAAAATGTCTGGCACTGCTGACCTTTATTCCGATGGATGAGGTGCGTCGCCTGGGCGCATTAAAAGATTCAGAAATTAATCAGGCCAAGGAAGTATTGGCGTTTACGGTCACCGAGATTATTCATGGCACCGCAGCGGCTCAAGAGGCTCAAAATGCGGCCAGGAAACTGTTTGCCGGTGATCAGGGCGATGCGGATATCCCCAGCGTCGAATTATCTGCTGCTGAATTGGGAGAAGGATTGGATATTCTGGCTTTGCTGGAAATTGCTAAGCTGATCCCAACCCGCAGCGAAGGTCGGCGTCTGGTGCAACAAGGCGGGATTCTTGTTGATGGGGAAAAAGTTGAAGACTTCAAACTTGTGATAACCCCGGCAGATTTTAAAGAGGGAAAACTTGTGCTTAAAAAAGGCAAGAAAGCCTTTAAGCAAATCAATTTAGTTTAG
- a CDS encoding AI-2E family transporter, with translation MKFKVDVELVKKYGYILVSALILLLVYKLLDNFGMIASTVGDIMGSILEVLRPILLGVVLAYFLFRPMRGIEKFIFKVIPKSISRSRIVRIIAILVVYVITIVLVILFFYATIPSVIESLTGLIYQTPQNLAVIDDYLSKIMSNGGAAQDIVASLKYTIDGLQSMTSRDLWNQVAAYFGTNPDSIKDISSVAFIFVKGTIGFIISFFIVFFIGLYLMLDKERIIEQVDRFTKAVMGKSSYAAGHWAVITIDDIFYKYFAGKILISILVGFVFYLGLLVIGVDYAPLFGMIMGITNMIPYFGPIIGGVISVGITLIDDPVKALWVGVWVVVLLQFEGNILAPNFLGKIVELNPFWVLVSVVVGGSLFGVWGMFIAIPMFAVIKVFLEEGLSRWEIKKEQMALEKPQD, from the coding sequence GTGAAGTTTAAAGTTGATGTGGAACTTGTTAAGAAATATGGCTATATTTTAGTCAGTGCACTTATATTGCTTCTGGTTTATAAACTACTGGATAATTTTGGAATGATTGCAAGTACCGTTGGAGACATTATGGGCAGTATTTTAGAAGTGCTCAGACCGATTCTTCTGGGCGTTGTCCTGGCCTACTTTCTGTTCAGACCGATGCGGGGAATTGAAAAGTTTATTTTCAAAGTTATCCCTAAAAGTATAAGTCGGTCGCGAATCGTGCGGATCATTGCCATTCTGGTGGTGTATGTCATTACCATTGTTTTAGTGATCTTGTTCTTTTATGCGACGATTCCGTCGGTGATTGAGAGTCTGACTGGATTAATTTATCAAACCCCTCAGAATTTAGCGGTTATCGATGATTACTTAAGCAAAATTATGTCCAATGGCGGTGCTGCCCAGGATATTGTAGCCAGTCTTAAATATACAATCGATGGACTTCAAAGTATGACTTCTCGAGATCTCTGGAATCAGGTGGCGGCTTATTTCGGAACCAATCCCGATTCGATTAAAGATATCAGCAGTGTGGCTTTTATTTTTGTCAAGGGAACCATTGGTTTTATCATTTCTTTTTTCATTGTTTTTTTTATCGGCCTCTATTTAATGTTGGATAAAGAAAGAATTATCGAACAGGTGGATCGTTTCACTAAAGCCGTCATGGGCAAGAGCTCCTATGCAGCGGGTCATTGGGCGGTGATTACTATTGATGATATTTTTTATAAATACTTTGCCGGGAAGATTCTGATATCGATCCTGGTTGGATTTGTCTTTTATTTAGGGCTGTTGGTGATTGGCGTTGATTATGCCCCACTGTTTGGAATGATTATGGGGATCACCAATATGATTCCCTATTTTGGACCGATTATCGGCGGCGTCATTAGTGTTGGAATTACGCTGATTGATGATCCTGTCAAAGCCTTATGGGTAGGCGTTTGGGTAGTGGTGCTGCTGCAATTTGAAGGCAACATTCTGGCTCCGAACTTTTTGGGCAAAATTGTTGAACTCAATCCCTTTTGGGTGTTGGTCAGTGTAGTTGTCGGGGGCAGTCTTTTTGGTGTTTGGGGGATGTTTATTGCCATCCCGATGTTTGCCGTCATTAAGGTATTTCTGGAAGAGGGCTTAAGTCGCTGGGAAATTAAAAAAGAGCAGATGGCTTTGGAAAAGCCTCAGGATTAA
- the lspA gene encoding signal peptidase II, which translates to MIYIAIILFVIFLDQYSKYLVVAHIMPIDTYPIIPNVFHLTYAENTGAAFSFFTNMQIFLIIMTLVFIGVLIYFLIKIPNIKENRVINISLAFIIGGAAGNLLDRLRLNFVVDFLDFRMIKFAIFNFADMFVVCGSIILVIALFNNKNFLENNDFGEIE; encoded by the coding sequence ATGATCTATATAGCCATTATCCTTTTTGTTATTTTTCTCGACCAATACTCAAAATATCTGGTCGTTGCACATATAATGCCCATTGATACCTATCCGATTATCCCGAACGTTTTCCACCTGACCTATGCTGAAAATACCGGAGCTGCCTTCAGCTTCTTTACAAACATGCAGATATTTCTAATCATCATGACACTGGTTTTTATTGGTGTGTTGATTTATTTTTTAATCAAAATTCCCAATATCAAGGAAAACCGGGTCATTAACATATCGCTGGCCTTCATTATTGGCGGCGCCGCCGGTAATTTGCTGGATCGACTGCGCTTGAATTTTGTGGTAGATTTTCTGGATTTTCGCATGATCAAATTTGCAATTTTTAATTTTGCCGACATGTTTGTCGTCTGTGGCAGCATTATTCTTGTGATTGCTTTGTTTAATAATAAGAACTTTTTGGAAAATAATGACTTCGGCGAAATCGAATAG
- a CDS encoding GntR family transcriptional regulator: MWDEKKGLSLDISSCKPLREIVFETIRCAIITGELQPGQRLMEVQLAEQMGVSRTPVRESIRKLELEGLVKMVPRKGVYVTPMSVNDLKEMMEIRRALEGLAAELAALNASKEEIHGLYEANERFGESALQNDEEGIIKHDMLIHETIYKASRNIKLLTMINSLREQMQRFRAEYVHRIDDKNPLVNQHMEIIRQIEKGEGMKANLAACEHIYTTGDSMLSLLEKQDE; the protein is encoded by the coding sequence ATGTGGGATGAAAAAAAAGGCTTAAGTCTTGATATAAGCTCATGCAAGCCATTGCGGGAAATTGTTTTTGAAACAATTCGTTGCGCCATTATTACCGGGGAACTGCAGCCGGGACAGCGTTTAATGGAGGTTCAATTAGCTGAGCAAATGGGTGTCAGCAGAACCCCGGTGCGCGAGTCGATCCGAAAGCTTGAATTGGAAGGTTTGGTAAAAATGGTACCGCGAAAAGGTGTCTACGTTACTCCGATGTCGGTTAATGACCTCAAAGAAATGATGGAAATTCGCCGAGCACTGGAGGGACTGGCGGCAGAACTGGCGGCTTTAAATGCTTCAAAGGAAGAAATTCATGGACTCTACGAAGCCAATGAGCGATTTGGTGAGTCAGCCCTACAAAACGATGAAGAGGGAATTATCAAACACGATATGCTGATTCACGAAACCATTTATAAAGCCTCAAGAAATATTAAGCTATTAACGATGATCAATAGCCTAAGAGAACAAATGCAGCGGTTCCGGGCAGAATATGTCCATCGCATTGATGACAAAAACCCGCTGGTGAATCAGCATATGGAAATCATCAGACAAATCGAAAAAGGCGAAGGAATGAAAGCCAATCTTGCTGCTTGTGAACATATCTATACAACGGGCGACAGCATGCTGAGTTTATTGGAAAAACAGGATGAATAA
- the ispE gene encoding 4-(cytidine 5'-diphospho)-2-C-methyl-D-erythritol kinase, with amino-acid sequence MDTISLKAKAKVNLSLDVTGIRENGYHEMRMINHSIDLEDILTFEACDEGVILTSNDQKIPLDETNLVMKAALKLQNQFNIKQGVKIHLEKRIPAQAGLAGGSSDAAATLKGLNILWKLKLSLQELLAIGVTIGADVPYCLVGGTALVEGIGEQITPLKDLKSMPVLVVKPDINIATPWAFKQLDELMIEKHPDIKAIIQLLEANDYNGLKDSIGNVFEAVAFTIYPEIAEIKKAMLAQGAIAATMTGSGSTVIGYFPNQESAQKSWQRFKETDAMCFLTGTSENKGEDYVG; translated from the coding sequence ATGGATACGATTAGTTTAAAAGCCAAGGCCAAGGTGAATCTGTCGTTGGATGTCACCGGGATCAGAGAAAATGGTTATCACGAAATGCGGATGATCAATCATTCCATCGATCTGGAAGATATATTGACCTTTGAAGCTTGCGATGAAGGGGTTATCCTGACATCAAATGATCAGAAGATTCCGCTAGATGAAACAAATCTGGTAATGAAGGCGGCGCTAAAACTACAAAATCAATTTAATATTAAGCAGGGTGTTAAAATTCACCTGGAGAAAAGAATTCCGGCCCAAGCGGGTTTGGCTGGCGGGAGCAGTGATGCTGCGGCGACTTTAAAGGGGCTCAATATCCTTTGGAAGCTTAAGCTTTCCCTTCAGGAGCTTTTAGCAATCGGTGTGACAATCGGGGCGGATGTTCCCTATTGCCTGGTTGGTGGCACCGCTCTGGTGGAAGGCATCGGCGAGCAAATCACCCCGCTGAAAGATCTTAAAAGCATGCCAGTCCTGGTAGTGAAACCTGATATCAACATTGCCACCCCCTGGGCATTTAAGCAGCTCGATGAGCTGATGATCGAAAAACATCCGGATATCAAAGCGATTATCCAATTACTGGAAGCTAATGACTACAATGGACTGAAAGACAGTATTGGAAATGTTTTTGAGGCGGTTGCCTTTACTATTTATCCGGAAATAGCAGAAATAAAAAAAGCAATGCTGGCCCAGGGAGCGATTGCAGCGACGATGACCGGCAGCGGTTCGACCGTGATTGGTTATTTTCCGAATCAGGAATCAGCACAAAAATCATGGCAACGATTTAAAGAAACCGATGCAATGTGTTTTTTAACGGGAACAAGTGAAAATAAAGGAGAAGATTATGTGGGATGA
- a CDS encoding HAD family phosphatase has translation MITKQINAIIFDFDGTLVDSMNLWHQIDVDFLGRRGLACPEDLSMAISGKSFTETAEYFKERFYLSDSIEDIKAEWDVMSRNAILNEIGFKPGVLPFLSWVFAHDIPMSIATSNTRSTLELFLPQYGIDGYFHSLHFTCEVGRGKPYPDVFLDAAKALDVPPEHCLVFEDTLEGIQGAKAAGMSVISVDDALQSHRLETIKESSLHHIQSFRELMTPDFSKHFYRRLSHADSF, from the coding sequence ATGATAACCAAACAAATAAACGCAATTATATTCGATTTTGATGGCACCCTGGTGGATTCCATGAATCTCTGGCACCAAATTGATGTGGATTTTCTGGGGCGTCGGGGACTCGCCTGCCCTGAAGATTTGTCGATGGCAATATCCGGTAAGAGTTTCACCGAGACCGCCGAATATTTTAAAGAACGGTTCTATTTATCCGACTCTATCGAGGATATTAAAGCAGAATGGGATGTGATGTCCCGCAATGCCATTCTTAATGAGATTGGCTTCAAACCTGGTGTTCTGCCCTTTTTATCCTGGGTTTTTGCCCATGATATACCAATGTCCATTGCCACCTCAAATACGCGATCTACCCTGGAGCTGTTTCTACCCCAATATGGTATTGATGGCTATTTTCATTCACTCCACTTTACCTGTGAAGTCGGCCGGGGCAAACCTTATCCCGATGTCTTTTTAGATGCGGCCAAAGCGCTTGACGTTCCGCCGGAACATTGTCTGGTCTTTGAAGATACCTTAGAAGGCATTCAGGGTGCGAAAGCTGCCGGAATGTCGGTTATTTCTGTTGATGATGCGCTCCAATCCCATCGACTCGAGACCATTAAAGAATCCAGCCTTCATCATATTCAAAGCTTCCGGGAACTTATGACCCCAGATTTCAGCAAACATTTTTACAGGAGATTAAGCCATGCCGATTCATTTTAA
- a CDS encoding uracil-DNA glycosylase codes for MPIHFNNDWENPIQQELKEDYYLKLRQFLITEYKSRVVYPPMGDIFNAFHFTSLTGTKVCIIGQDPYHGPNQAHGLSFSVKPGVVIPPSLLNIYKELETDLGYPIPNHGCLTSWAEQGVLLLNAVLTVRGGEAGSHRNVGWETFTSRIIETLNQREEPVIFILWGRDAQNKKALITNSRHPIISSPHPSPLSAHRGFFGSRPFSKTNALLVARGVEPINWEIKNLDPATGIN; via the coding sequence ATGCCGATTCATTTTAATAACGATTGGGAAAATCCCATTCAACAGGAACTCAAAGAAGATTACTATTTAAAGCTACGACAGTTTCTGATCACAGAATATAAAAGCCGGGTGGTTTATCCGCCCATGGGCGATATTTTCAACGCTTTCCATTTTACCTCTTTAACAGGTACCAAGGTTTGTATCATTGGCCAGGATCCCTATCATGGTCCCAACCAGGCCCATGGGCTGTCTTTTTCAGTCAAACCCGGGGTCGTCATTCCCCCTTCGCTGCTTAACATTTACAAAGAGCTGGAAACCGATTTAGGCTACCCCATTCCCAACCACGGTTGTTTAACCAGTTGGGCTGAACAAGGGGTACTGCTACTCAATGCTGTTCTTACCGTCCGCGGCGGTGAAGCTGGCTCCCATCGCAATGTCGGTTGGGAGACCTTCACCAGCCGTATCATTGAGACTTTAAACCAACGGGAAGAGCCCGTCATTTTTATTCTCTGGGGCCGCGATGCCCAAAATAAAAAAGCACTGATTACCAACTCGCGTCACCCGATTATTTCTTCGCCACATCCCAGTCCGCTATCCGCCCACCGCGGCTTTTTCGGTAGCCGGCCTTTTTCAAAAACGAACGCCCTGCTGGTCGCCCGCGGCGTTGAACCGATTAACTGGGAAATCAAAAATCTTGATCCCGCCACTGGGATAAATTAA